From the Pseudomonas putida genome, one window contains:
- a CDS encoding type I secretion system permease/ATPase, with amino-acid sequence MESEVSRVQLNHDPRSQHDDPLLDSLLTLCVLHQKPASRAMLTTGLPLPSQRLNAELLPRAAARAGLQGRLLQRKLEQIPSIAMPAMLLLKEGRAAVLLGWESDGSARLLLSESDGGEVLVSREALVEDYSGKVFFAQPQHKYDVNHGNLIPRAKSWFRDTLLRSKWLYIDAIAASLVINLIALAAPLFVMNVYDRVVPNQATSTLWVLAIGITGAYLFDLILKGLRGLCLDLAGKKTDLIISATLFERIVGMSMKYRPARVGSFAQNIHEFQGLRDFLASLTLTSLIDLPFTFIILLVIAIIGGHLVWIPILAFPLALGIGYALQRPLMATMERTMALASERQSSLIETLAGLDAVKVNNAESERQYMWEQTLGTLSRLELRVKVLSSLAMNITLMIQQLAGVAMICVGVYLIIDGNLSMGGLVACYMLSGRALGPLSSLNGLLARYQQAKVTMVSTNQMMELPQERNFEERPLSRKVLQGGIEFRGVDFTYPNQQNQALKGINLNIRPGEKVGIIGRSGSGKSSLAKLIVGLYETDNGSLLVDGVDIRQIDVSELRHNVGYVPQDIQLLAGTLRDNLVSGARYIEDELILQAAELAGVHEFARLHPDGYELQVGERGQNLSGGQRQNVALGRALLLNPQILLLDEPTSAMDNTGEERLKQRLQAVVENKTVLLVTHRASLLSLVDRLIVIDRGQIVADGPKATVMDALKKGQISVA; translated from the coding sequence GTGGAATCCGAAGTCAGTCGAGTCCAACTCAACCACGATCCACGCAGTCAGCATGACGATCCATTACTGGATAGCCTGCTGACGCTGTGCGTCCTGCATCAGAAGCCTGCCAGCCGGGCGATGCTCACCACCGGTTTGCCGCTGCCGTCCCAGCGCTTGAACGCCGAGCTGCTGCCCCGCGCCGCCGCTCGCGCCGGCCTGCAGGGGCGCCTGCTGCAACGCAAGCTGGAGCAGATCCCGAGCATCGCCATGCCGGCCATGCTGCTGCTCAAGGAAGGCCGCGCTGCGGTGCTGCTGGGTTGGGAGAGCGACGGCAGCGCACGCCTGCTGCTCAGTGAGAGCGACGGTGGTGAGGTGCTGGTCAGTCGCGAGGCGCTGGTCGAGGACTACAGCGGCAAGGTGTTTTTCGCCCAGCCGCAGCACAAGTACGACGTCAACCATGGCAACCTGATTCCGCGGGCTAAGTCCTGGTTCCGCGACACCCTGCTGCGCAGCAAGTGGCTGTACATCGACGCCATCGCCGCCAGCCTGGTGATCAACCTGATCGCCCTGGCCGCGCCGCTGTTCGTGATGAACGTCTATGACCGCGTGGTGCCCAACCAGGCCACCTCGACCTTGTGGGTACTCGCCATCGGCATCACCGGCGCCTACCTGTTCGACTTGATCCTCAAAGGCCTGCGCGGCCTGTGCCTGGACCTGGCTGGCAAGAAGACCGACCTGATCATCTCGGCCACGCTGTTCGAGCGCATCGTCGGCATGTCGATGAAGTACCGCCCGGCGCGGGTCGGCAGCTTTGCCCAGAACATCCACGAGTTCCAGGGCCTGCGCGACTTCCTTGCCTCGCTGACCCTGACCAGCCTGATCGACCTGCCGTTCACGTTCATCATCCTCCTGGTCATCGCCATCATCGGCGGGCACCTGGTGTGGATCCCGATCCTCGCCTTCCCGCTGGCCCTGGGCATCGGCTACGCCCTGCAGCGGCCGCTGATGGCGACCATGGAACGGACCATGGCGCTGGCCTCCGAGCGCCAGTCGAGCCTGATCGAAACCCTGGCCGGGCTGGACGCGGTGAAGGTCAACAACGCCGAAAGCGAACGCCAGTACATGTGGGAACAGACCCTTGGCACCCTCAGCCGCCTCGAGCTGCGGGTGAAGGTGCTGTCGAGCCTGGCGATGAACATCACCTTGATGATCCAGCAGCTGGCTGGCGTGGCGATGATCTGCGTCGGCGTGTACCTGATCATCGACGGTAACCTGAGCATGGGCGGCCTGGTGGCCTGCTACATGCTCAGCGGCCGCGCCCTGGGCCCGTTGAGTTCGCTCAACGGCCTGCTGGCCCGCTACCAGCAGGCCAAGGTGACCATGGTTTCGACCAACCAGATGATGGAGCTGCCGCAGGAGCGCAACTTCGAGGAGCGCCCGCTGAGCCGTAAGGTGCTGCAGGGCGGCATCGAGTTCCGCGGCGTCGACTTCACTTACCCGAACCAGCAGAACCAGGCACTCAAGGGCATCAACCTGAACATCCGCCCGGGCGAGAAGGTCGGCATCATCGGCCGCAGTGGTTCGGGCAAAAGCTCGCTGGCCAAGTTGATCGTGGGCCTGTACGAAACCGACAACGGCTCGCTGCTGGTGGACGGCGTGGACATCCGCCAGATCGACGTCAGCGAACTGCGCCACAACGTCGGCTACGTCCCGCAGGACATCCAGCTGCTGGCCGGTACCCTGCGTGACAACCTGGTCAGCGGTGCCCGCTACATCGAGGACGAGCTTATCCTGCAAGCCGCCGAGCTGGCTGGCGTGCACGAGTTCGCCCGCCTGCACCCGGACGGCTACGAGCTGCAGGTGGGTGAGCGTGGCCAGAACCTCTCCGGCGGCCAGCGGCAGAACGTCGCCCTGGGCCGTGCGCTGCTGCTCAACCCGCAGATCCTGCTGCTCGATGAGCCGACCAGCGCCATGGACAACACCGGCGAAGAGCGCCTCAAGCAACGCCTGCAGGCCGTGGTGGAAAACAAGACCGTGCTGCTGGTCACCCACCGGGCCTCGTTGCTGTCACTGGTCGACCGGTTGATCGTCATCGACCGAGGACAGATTGTTGCCGATGGCCCGAAAGCCACCGTCATGGATGCGTTGAAGAAGGGGCAGATCAGTGTTGCATAA
- a CDS encoding TolC family outer membrane protein, whose translation MRAPLFTALPLAFVATFAHSQTLPEAMQQALEVHPEIQAGVNARVAADYQLRAAKGGYLPQVNVTAGYGREGSDSPSTGNRWETLNRGESAIRLRQMVFDGFATSSEVGRQQATANSRAYALMDTSERTGLDVAKVYLDVLSRREMVRLAQENLQNHERILDQIKLRTSRGVGRLADLDQAEARLAQAQNNLITEQTNLADANTNFLSVVGQMPDELSAPAPFIDLLPASLEEARAQMVESSPVLRSAEADIAAAEKQYDAAKSSFYPRFDAELGRTADNNIDGVVGHNNDWEAMVRMNFNLYAGGSNKADLEAKSHLAGQALDIRNNALRQLNEELGLAWNAQENANAQVPIAQQYVDHSNRVRSAYQQQFSLGERTLLDLLDSENETFTAQRRLVEVKNIQLFTQYRIKATIGQLLKSQGVVAPMATVVQNDLKPRVNLPGLN comes from the coding sequence ATGCGTGCGCCACTGTTTACCGCTCTGCCACTCGCTTTTGTCGCCACTTTTGCCCACTCCCAGACGCTGCCAGAAGCCATGCAGCAGGCCCTTGAAGTGCACCCCGAGATCCAGGCCGGGGTGAACGCGCGCGTGGCCGCGGACTACCAATTGCGCGCCGCCAAGGGCGGCTATTTGCCGCAGGTTAACGTCACCGCCGGCTACGGCCGTGAAGGCAGCGACAGCCCGAGTACCGGCAACCGCTGGGAAACCCTGAACCGTGGCGAGTCGGCCATCCGCCTGCGACAGATGGTGTTCGATGGCTTCGCCACCTCCAGCGAAGTTGGCCGCCAGCAGGCCACCGCCAACTCCCGCGCCTATGCGCTGATGGACACCTCCGAGCGCACTGGCCTGGACGTGGCGAAGGTCTATCTGGATGTGCTGTCGCGCCGCGAGATGGTGCGCCTGGCCCAGGAGAACCTGCAGAACCACGAACGCATCCTCGACCAGATCAAGCTGCGCACCAGCCGTGGCGTCGGCCGTCTGGCCGACCTCGACCAGGCTGAAGCGCGCTTGGCCCAGGCCCAGAACAACCTGATCACCGAGCAGACCAACCTGGCCGACGCCAACACCAACTTCCTGAGCGTGGTGGGGCAGATGCCGGATGAGCTGAGCGCCCCGGCGCCGTTCATCGACCTGCTGCCCGCCAGCCTGGAAGAAGCCCGCGCGCAGATGGTAGAAAGCAGCCCGGTGCTGCGCTCGGCCGAAGCGGACATCGCCGCAGCGGAAAAACAGTACGATGCCGCCAAATCCAGCTTCTACCCGCGCTTCGATGCCGAACTCGGCCGCACCGCCGACAACAACATCGACGGTGTCGTTGGTCACAACAACGATTGGGAAGCCATGGTGCGGATGAACTTCAACCTGTACGCCGGCGGCAGCAACAAGGCCGACCTGGAAGCCAAGTCACACCTGGCCGGCCAGGCCCTGGACATCCGCAACAACGCCCTGCGCCAGCTCAACGAAGAACTGGGGCTGGCCTGGAACGCCCAGGAAAACGCCAACGCCCAGGTACCGATCGCCCAGCAGTACGTCGACCACAGCAACCGTGTGCGCAGCGCCTACCAGCAGCAGTTCAGCCTCGGCGAGCGGACCTTGCTCGACCTGCTCGACAGCGAGAACGAAACCTTCACCGCCCAGCGCCGTTTGGTGGAGGTGAAGAATATTCAGTTGTTTACTCAATATCGAATCAAGGCGACCATTGGCCAGCTGCTCAAGAGCCAGGGCGTTGTCGCGCCGATGGCCACTGTTGTGCAGAACGATTTGAAACCCCGGGTGAACCTGCCAGGCCTGAACTGA